Proteins encoded by one window of Bactrocera oleae isolate idBacOlea1 chromosome 4, idBacOlea1, whole genome shotgun sequence:
- the pwn gene encoding mucin-2 isoform X5 — translation MSCKVERHSSATLQMATATATATATTTVMTLNKSRKSHKGTNSSLAGTMSTRRTTSWPLSTATMQHSFSPAHSLRWLGVLALQLLLLATRNIECRQDMYAGPSISQISPKSSSHMMSGVPLLLHTSPKLVLESTITDTNTRNVAAGLLTRDGDIDRDDNETRQHIRMKRSAQPILNENYPKSGPNDVHFPSDTEKEASAGHYFQYNIKPTSTLNDGTSETPERTQGARVGKTLKPSFNGIASTLLPATTLVSESFLAKGGLRPFTSGSPINPTRSTAISTAATATALPHNPRQNSNPDIQDIITGIVKLLNGNVNVHANTQGLRRPSASRINNRGPPRISDVQTLPIDYDTQKKPLGSSIRPPPYTGPFDRPERPFITGVPIPEQIVPLRPGFISQRPPWHRQKPRPPITTAIGGRRPIPQYKPMPNTQLSPPVAEESAAPVKDMPEMTSSQHSGEMEISVPPDYNDANGDVPKPTDATYDSEFSNEDTNSQYIEVSDQDSNETADQAPITVEKDEFEEEETAPMPPSPPPAKKDEQNSKKKPSKHKGADKKKHTPEDFAAIIETNSAVHTESSTYAPMPMEISEGAIIDPSTEEVIFMTPSKTPTLEISSQLDDTSSSTEIITQNSIITTALPNTIQSPVMLSPSSSTELLATIPPASTNTTPKPLSTTTTARLSTTTSSTFTSVAPPVTTPANTLPTPMPQPPSDYQPRPGIVLDDPEFKPGGRPRPPRPIQSRPGDVQQQPPYNIQPTRQHLPPGYGEIFDVTLSAIQGPGSVGGSQQTINIKPYGTYGNSGGQQGDIILSAAGDDGFVSIDGKRTYINLFGEPTDPPVGVPTTPATAVPQLPGSGVTVGSGAGSGNGIDGSGNVGSGAGNAVTQNNLPSLGSGYGIPETEVVDLEPTKPNNAKPQSSTTNSGPTRPHYRSRPTQPPVRIDTCIVGDDSTCDQAQHERCKTENGVSSCHCRPGYSRRKHREPCRKVISFYLGMRVDRIYEHRIVWDNKLLDKHSEPYGQLSYESIRAIDSAMSMTPYSDEFMDARVNNIYCGDPNLGGSAVFVNMTIKLDESVETLRPNLRADVQKHLLGVLHRRNNNIGNSVLYVSSPEGSITALHDLDECQSRELNDCHASALCSNSWGSFRCACEVGFRDPWADQPQRAGRDCQSCPDSYCNNRGTCSYNEEGNQVCACDSSHYGAQCEIDGEVLGVAIGASLAAVVIIVLTLVCLIMWSRRWQREQKNAIGSPVFGYMNTAPMKSAGLPGQPGYQVTLEDRMRWAQIADVMAQTNHYGVSPIAEPVGPTRPSSAMFAYPNLQSMGMGTMGGMSMQGTMQMHQAGSMAPPVPLPRLGLSARSNGMRTLENSSSSEEEDRADLLGRNFQVPRPKSRSNGSIANQSGIYYDVDYEPSGNGIGNTSVDHLYGSQNQSSSHSHTHSHSHSGNNHIPGPQGIPMSTYTSGRAPSSYYMK, via the exons AATGTCGACAAGACATGTACGCAGGTCCATCTATTTCACAAATATCCCCAAAATCCAGTAGTCATATGATGTCTGGGGTTCCTCTGCTTTTGCACACTTCCCCGAAATTAGTGCTCGAGAGTACGATTACTGATACAAATACTCGTAATGTTGCTGCGGGTTTACTAACACGTGACGGCGACATTGATCGTGATGACAATGAAACACGCCAGCACATACGCATGAAACGTTCTGCACAACCGATATTGAATGAAAACTATCCAAAATCTGGGCCAAATGATGTGCATTTCCCCAGCGATACGGAGAAAGAAGCTAGCGCTGGTCATTACTTCCAATACAATATTAAACCGACAAGTACACTCAATGATGGCACCTCAGAAACGCCGGAGCGGACACAAGGCGCTCGCGTTGGCAAAACTTTGAAGCCTTCTTTTAATGGCATTGCGTCTACGCTCTTGCCAGCCACAACTTTAGTATCGGAGTCTTTTTTAGCGAAAGGGGGCCTGCGACCGTTTACGTCGGGGTCCCCGATCAACCCGACGCGCAGTACTGCCATATCGACGGCGGCCACTGCCACGGCTTTGCCGCATAATCCACGTCAAAACTCTAATCCGGATATACAGGATATAATAACTGGTATTGTTAAGCTACTGAATGGCAATGTTAACGTTCATGCTAATACACAAGGACTTCGGCGACCATCTGCTAGTCGTATTAATAATCGTGGACCACCTCGTATATCCGATGTGCAGACATTACCGATAGATTATGATACGCAAAAGAAACCATTAGGCTCATCTATTCGTCCTCCGCCATATACAGGGCCATTCGATCGGCCGGAGCGGCCATTTATTACAGGTGTACCGATTCCAGAGCAAATTGTCCCATTGAGGCCAGGATTTATTAGTCAACGTCCGCCATGGCATCGACAGAAACCACGACCTCCAATTACTACTGCTATTGGGGGTAGACGTCCGATACCGCAATATAAGCCAATGCCGAATACACAATTATCGCCTCCTGTCGCTGAGGAGTCTGCTGCCCCTGTCAAAGACATGCCTGAGATGACATCATCCCAGCACTCAGGAGAAATGGAAATTTCCGTCCCTCCAGACTATAACGATGCAAATGGTGATGTGCCTAAACCAACTGACGCCACATACGACTCAGAGTTTTCTAATGAGGACACAAATTCCCAATATATTGAGGTATCTGATCAGGACTCCAATGAAACTGCTGATCAAGCTCCTATAACGGTTGAAAAAGACGAATTTGAAGAGGAAGAGACAGCGCCAATGCCGCCATCCCCGCCGCCTGCAAAGAAAGATGAGCAAAACAGTAAGAAGAAACCCAGTAAACATAAGGGCGCCGACAAGAAGAAGCACACTCCAGAAGATTTTGCAGCAATAATCGAAACCAACTCCGCTGTACATACTGAGTCTTCAACATATGCACCAATGCCAATGGAGATTAGCGAAGGTGCCATAATTGATCCATCTACAGAAGAGGTTATTTTCATGACACCTAGTAAAACACCAACACTTGAGATCAGCTCCCAACTGGATGATACAAGTTCATCTACTGAAATAATAACTCAAAACTCCATTATCACGACAGCATTACCAAATACTATTCAGAGCCCGGTTATGCTGAGCCCATCAAGCAGTACTGAACTGTTGGCGACCATTCCACCTGCTTCAACTAATACCACTCCCAAACCACTTTCCACCACTACTACTGCCAGACTATCAACTACGACATCTTCTACCTTCACCTCTGTCGCCCCGCCCGTGACGACCCCTGCTAACACCCTCCCCACGCCAATGCCTCAACCTCCATCTGACTATCAACCACGACCAGGTATAGTTCTTGATGATCCAGAATTCAAACCGGGTGGACGACCGCGGCCTCCACGACCAATTCAATCCCGTCCCGGTGatgtgcaacaacaaccaccatATAATATTCAACCAACACGACAGCATTTGCCTCCTGGCTATGGGGAAATATTTGACGTAACTCTATCGGCCATTCAAGGTCCTGGGTCCGTAGGTGGTTCGCAGCAGACGATTAATATTAAACCATATGGAACTTACGGCAACAGTGGGGGACAACAAGGCGATATCATACTATCCGCTGCAGGTGATGATGGTTTTGTTTCAATCGATGGTAAGCGCACTTACATCAATCTCTTTGGTGAACCAACAGATCCACCCGTAGGCGTACCAACTACGCCGGCGACGGCAGTACCACAACTACCTGGAAGTGGTGTTACTGTGGGAAGTGGTGCTGGTAGTGGTAATGGTATTGATGGCAGTGGAAATGTTGGATCCGGTGCAGGTAATGCAGTTACTCAGAACAACTTACCCAGTCTAGGATCAGGATATGGTATACCCGAAACAGAGGTTGTAGATTTGGAGCCCACAAAGCCCAATAACGCAAAACCACAATCGTCTACTACTAATTCTGGACCAACGAGACCTCACTATCGTTCGCGACCAACACAACCACCTGTGCGCATCGACACTTGCATTGTGGGCGATGATTCGACCTGCGATCAAGCACAACATGAACGTTGCAAGACCGAGAATGGTGTATCTAGCTGTCATTGCAGACCCG GTTATTCGCGTCGCAAGCATCGAGAACCCTGCAGGAAGGTTATATCTTTTTATCTGGGCATGCGTGTGGACCGTATTTATGAGCATCGCATTGTGTGGGATAATAAACTTTTGGATAAACATAGCGAGCCCTATGGACAACTGAGCTACGAGTCGATTAGAGCA ATTGACTCGGCCATGTCGATGACCCCCTATTCGGATGAGTTCATGGATGCACGAGTTAACAATATTTACTGTGGTGATCCAAATCTGGGTGGCAGCGCTGTCTTTGTGAACATGACCATCAAA CTTGACGAAAGTGTGGAAACTTTGCGACCAAATCTACGCGCTGATGTTCAAAAACATTTGTTGGGCGTACTGCACCGACGAAACAATAATATTGGTAACTCTGTTCTATACGTGTCTTCGCCGGAGGGCTCCATAACGGCCTTACACGACCTGGATGAATGTCAGTCCCGCGAGTTAAATGATTGTCATGCGAGTGCGTTATGTTCTAACTCATGGGGAAGTTTTCGTTGTGCTTGCGAAGTAGGTTTCCGTGATCCATGGGCCGATCAACCACAGCGCGCTGGTCGCGACTGTCAATCTTGTCCGGACTCATACTGTAATAATCGTGGAACTTGCAGTTACAATGAAGAAGGAAATCAAGTTTGTGCTTGCGATTCTAGCCATTATGGCGCACAATGTGAGATCGACGGGGAAGTTTTGGGTGTAGCCATTGGAGCTTCCTTGGCAGccgttgttattattgtgttgACTTTGGTTTGCCTAATAATGTGGTCCCGTCGTTGGCAACGTGAACAAAAGAACGCTATTGGTTCGCCAGTCTTTGGTTACATGAATACGGCTCCAATGAAATCCGCTGGCCTTCCGGGACAACCGGGCTACCAAGTGACATTGGAGGACCGTATGCGTTGGGCACAGATCGCTGATGTAATGGCACAAACAAACCATTACGGGGTAAGTCCGATT GCCGAACCAGTGGGACCCACACGACCATCGTCGGCAATGTTCGCTTATCCGAATCTACAATCTATGGGTATGGGCACTATGGGAGGCATGTCGATGCAGGGCACCATGCAAATGCATCAGGCTGGCAGTATGGCTCCACCAGTTCCTCTGCCACG ACTGGGGTTGAGTGCACGATCGAATGGCATGCGAACTTTGGAGAATTCCAGCTCAAGTGAGGAAGAGGATCGAGCTGATTTGCTCGGCCGAAACTTTCAAGTACCGCGACCAAAGAGTAGAAGTAATGGAAGCATAGCG AATCAGTCGGGCATCTACTATGACGTAGATTACGAGCCATCAGGCAATGGCATCGGTAACACGAGTGTAGATCATTTGTATGGTTCACAAAATCAATCATCCTCTCACTCACACACGCACTCTCACTCACACAGTGGCAACAATCACATACCGGGACCACAAGGCATACCAATGAGCACCTACACATCCGGACGAGCCCCAAGTAGTTACTACATGAAATAA
- the pwn gene encoding mucin-2 isoform X2: MSCKVERHSSATLQMATATATATATTTVMTLNKSRKSHKGTNSSLAGTMSTRRTTSWPLSTATMQHSFSPAHSLRWLGVLALQLLLLATRNIECRQDMYAGPSISQISPKSSSHMMSGVPLLLHTSPKLVLESTITDTNTRNVAAGLLTRDGDIDRDDNETRQHIRMKRSAQPILNENYPKSGPNDVHFPSDTEKEASAGHYFQYNIKPTSTLNDGTSETPERTQGARVGKTLKPSFNGIASTLLPATTLVSESFLAKGGLRPFTSGSPINPTRSTAISTAATATALPHNPRQNSNPDIQDIITGIVKLLNGNVNVHANTQGLRRPSASRINNRGPPRISDVQTLPIDYDTQKKPLGSSIRPPPYTGPFDRPERPFITGVPIPEQIVPLRPGFISQRPPWHRQKPRPPITTAIGGRRPIPQYKPMPNTQLSPPVAEESAAPVKDMPEMTSSQHSGEMEISVPPDYNDANGDVPKPTDATYDSEFSNEDTNSQYIEVSDQDSNETADQAPITVEKDEFEEEETAPMPPSPPPAKKDEQNSKKKPSKHKGADKKKHTPEDFAAIIETNSAVHTESSTYAPMPMEISEGAIIDPSTEEVIFMTPSKTPTLEISSQLDDTSSSTEIITQNSIITTALPNTIQSPVMLSPSSSTELLATIPPASTNTTPKPLSTTTTARLSTTTSSTFTSVAPPVTTPANTLPTPMPQPPSDYQPRPGIVLDDPEFKPGGRPRPPRPIQSRPGDVQQQPPYNIQPTRQHLPPGYGEIFDVTLSAIQGPGSVGGSQQTINIKPYGTYGNSGGQQGDIILSAAGDDGFVSIDGKRTYINLFGEPTDPPVGVPTTPATAVPQLPGSGVTVGSGAGSGNGIDGSGNVGSGAGNAVTQNNLPSLGSGYGIPETEVVDLEPTKPNNAKPQSSTTNSGPTRPHYRSRPTQPPVRIDTCIVGDDSTCDQAQHERCKTENGVSSCHCRPGYSRRKHREPCRKVISFYLGMRVDRIYEHRIVWDNKLLDKHSEPYGQLSYESIRAIDSAMSMTPYSDEFMDARVNNIYCGDPNLGGSAVFVNMTIKLDESVETLRPNLRADVQKHLLGVLHRRNNNIGNSVLYVSSPEGSITALHDLDECQSRELNDCHASALCSNSWGSFRCACEVGFRDPWADQPQRAGRDCQSCPDSYCNNRGTCSYNEEGNQVCACDSSHYGAQCEIDGEVLGVAIGASLAAVVIIVLTLVCLIMWSRRWQREQKNAIGSPVFGYMNTAPMKSAGLPGQPGYQVTLEDRMRWAQIADVMAQTNHYGVSPIAEPVGPTRPSSAMFAYPNLQSMGMGTMGGMSMQGTMQMHQAGSMAPPVPLPRYECVYPSDNSSNTNKKLGLSARSNGMRTLENSSSSEEEDRADLLGRNFQVPRPKSRSNGSIANQSGIYYDVDYEPSGNGIGNTSVDHLYGSQNQSSSHSHTHSHSHSGNNHIPGPQGIPMSTYTSGRAPSSYYMK; this comes from the exons AATGTCGACAAGACATGTACGCAGGTCCATCTATTTCACAAATATCCCCAAAATCCAGTAGTCATATGATGTCTGGGGTTCCTCTGCTTTTGCACACTTCCCCGAAATTAGTGCTCGAGAGTACGATTACTGATACAAATACTCGTAATGTTGCTGCGGGTTTACTAACACGTGACGGCGACATTGATCGTGATGACAATGAAACACGCCAGCACATACGCATGAAACGTTCTGCACAACCGATATTGAATGAAAACTATCCAAAATCTGGGCCAAATGATGTGCATTTCCCCAGCGATACGGAGAAAGAAGCTAGCGCTGGTCATTACTTCCAATACAATATTAAACCGACAAGTACACTCAATGATGGCACCTCAGAAACGCCGGAGCGGACACAAGGCGCTCGCGTTGGCAAAACTTTGAAGCCTTCTTTTAATGGCATTGCGTCTACGCTCTTGCCAGCCACAACTTTAGTATCGGAGTCTTTTTTAGCGAAAGGGGGCCTGCGACCGTTTACGTCGGGGTCCCCGATCAACCCGACGCGCAGTACTGCCATATCGACGGCGGCCACTGCCACGGCTTTGCCGCATAATCCACGTCAAAACTCTAATCCGGATATACAGGATATAATAACTGGTATTGTTAAGCTACTGAATGGCAATGTTAACGTTCATGCTAATACACAAGGACTTCGGCGACCATCTGCTAGTCGTATTAATAATCGTGGACCACCTCGTATATCCGATGTGCAGACATTACCGATAGATTATGATACGCAAAAGAAACCATTAGGCTCATCTATTCGTCCTCCGCCATATACAGGGCCATTCGATCGGCCGGAGCGGCCATTTATTACAGGTGTACCGATTCCAGAGCAAATTGTCCCATTGAGGCCAGGATTTATTAGTCAACGTCCGCCATGGCATCGACAGAAACCACGACCTCCAATTACTACTGCTATTGGGGGTAGACGTCCGATACCGCAATATAAGCCAATGCCGAATACACAATTATCGCCTCCTGTCGCTGAGGAGTCTGCTGCCCCTGTCAAAGACATGCCTGAGATGACATCATCCCAGCACTCAGGAGAAATGGAAATTTCCGTCCCTCCAGACTATAACGATGCAAATGGTGATGTGCCTAAACCAACTGACGCCACATACGACTCAGAGTTTTCTAATGAGGACACAAATTCCCAATATATTGAGGTATCTGATCAGGACTCCAATGAAACTGCTGATCAAGCTCCTATAACGGTTGAAAAAGACGAATTTGAAGAGGAAGAGACAGCGCCAATGCCGCCATCCCCGCCGCCTGCAAAGAAAGATGAGCAAAACAGTAAGAAGAAACCCAGTAAACATAAGGGCGCCGACAAGAAGAAGCACACTCCAGAAGATTTTGCAGCAATAATCGAAACCAACTCCGCTGTACATACTGAGTCTTCAACATATGCACCAATGCCAATGGAGATTAGCGAAGGTGCCATAATTGATCCATCTACAGAAGAGGTTATTTTCATGACACCTAGTAAAACACCAACACTTGAGATCAGCTCCCAACTGGATGATACAAGTTCATCTACTGAAATAATAACTCAAAACTCCATTATCACGACAGCATTACCAAATACTATTCAGAGCCCGGTTATGCTGAGCCCATCAAGCAGTACTGAACTGTTGGCGACCATTCCACCTGCTTCAACTAATACCACTCCCAAACCACTTTCCACCACTACTACTGCCAGACTATCAACTACGACATCTTCTACCTTCACCTCTGTCGCCCCGCCCGTGACGACCCCTGCTAACACCCTCCCCACGCCAATGCCTCAACCTCCATCTGACTATCAACCACGACCAGGTATAGTTCTTGATGATCCAGAATTCAAACCGGGTGGACGACCGCGGCCTCCACGACCAATTCAATCCCGTCCCGGTGatgtgcaacaacaaccaccatATAATATTCAACCAACACGACAGCATTTGCCTCCTGGCTATGGGGAAATATTTGACGTAACTCTATCGGCCATTCAAGGTCCTGGGTCCGTAGGTGGTTCGCAGCAGACGATTAATATTAAACCATATGGAACTTACGGCAACAGTGGGGGACAACAAGGCGATATCATACTATCCGCTGCAGGTGATGATGGTTTTGTTTCAATCGATGGTAAGCGCACTTACATCAATCTCTTTGGTGAACCAACAGATCCACCCGTAGGCGTACCAACTACGCCGGCGACGGCAGTACCACAACTACCTGGAAGTGGTGTTACTGTGGGAAGTGGTGCTGGTAGTGGTAATGGTATTGATGGCAGTGGAAATGTTGGATCCGGTGCAGGTAATGCAGTTACTCAGAACAACTTACCCAGTCTAGGATCAGGATATGGTATACCCGAAACAGAGGTTGTAGATTTGGAGCCCACAAAGCCCAATAACGCAAAACCACAATCGTCTACTACTAATTCTGGACCAACGAGACCTCACTATCGTTCGCGACCAACACAACCACCTGTGCGCATCGACACTTGCATTGTGGGCGATGATTCGACCTGCGATCAAGCACAACATGAACGTTGCAAGACCGAGAATGGTGTATCTAGCTGTCATTGCAGACCCG GTTATTCGCGTCGCAAGCATCGAGAACCCTGCAGGAAGGTTATATCTTTTTATCTGGGCATGCGTGTGGACCGTATTTATGAGCATCGCATTGTGTGGGATAATAAACTTTTGGATAAACATAGCGAGCCCTATGGACAACTGAGCTACGAGTCGATTAGAGCA ATTGACTCGGCCATGTCGATGACCCCCTATTCGGATGAGTTCATGGATGCACGAGTTAACAATATTTACTGTGGTGATCCAAATCTGGGTGGCAGCGCTGTCTTTGTGAACATGACCATCAAA CTTGACGAAAGTGTGGAAACTTTGCGACCAAATCTACGCGCTGATGTTCAAAAACATTTGTTGGGCGTACTGCACCGACGAAACAATAATATTGGTAACTCTGTTCTATACGTGTCTTCGCCGGAGGGCTCCATAACGGCCTTACACGACCTGGATGAATGTCAGTCCCGCGAGTTAAATGATTGTCATGCGAGTGCGTTATGTTCTAACTCATGGGGAAGTTTTCGTTGTGCTTGCGAAGTAGGTTTCCGTGATCCATGGGCCGATCAACCACAGCGCGCTGGTCGCGACTGTCAATCTTGTCCGGACTCATACTGTAATAATCGTGGAACTTGCAGTTACAATGAAGAAGGAAATCAAGTTTGTGCTTGCGATTCTAGCCATTATGGCGCACAATGTGAGATCGACGGGGAAGTTTTGGGTGTAGCCATTGGAGCTTCCTTGGCAGccgttgttattattgtgttgACTTTGGTTTGCCTAATAATGTGGTCCCGTCGTTGGCAACGTGAACAAAAGAACGCTATTGGTTCGCCAGTCTTTGGTTACATGAATACGGCTCCAATGAAATCCGCTGGCCTTCCGGGACAACCGGGCTACCAAGTGACATTGGAGGACCGTATGCGTTGGGCACAGATCGCTGATGTAATGGCACAAACAAACCATTACGGGGTAAGTCCGATT GCCGAACCAGTGGGACCCACACGACCATCGTCGGCAATGTTCGCTTATCCGAATCTACAATCTATGGGTATGGGCACTATGGGAGGCATGTCGATGCAGGGCACCATGCAAATGCATCAGGCTGGCAGTATGGCTCCACCAGTTCCTCTGCCACGGTATGAGTGTGTATACCCCTCAGACAATTCCTCAAATACGAATAAAAA ACTGGGGTTGAGTGCACGATCGAATGGCATGCGAACTTTGGAGAATTCCAGCTCAAGTGAGGAAGAGGATCGAGCTGATTTGCTCGGCCGAAACTTTCAAGTACCGCGACCAAAGAGTAGAAGTAATGGAAGCATAGCG AATCAGTCGGGCATCTACTATGACGTAGATTACGAGCCATCAGGCAATGGCATCGGTAACACGAGTGTAGATCATTTGTATGGTTCACAAAATCAATCATCCTCTCACTCACACACGCACTCTCACTCACACAGTGGCAACAATCACATACCGGGACCACAAGGCATACCAATGAGCACCTACACATCCGGACGAGCCCCAAGTAGTTACTACATGAAATAA